A portion of the Calothrix sp. 336/3 genome contains these proteins:
- a CDS encoding PspA/IM30 family protein, which yields MGQLFGRMKRLAKAELNYSKSEISTENYEDAIALALLGGVAGASLGKIGILAKGTGLSVGAVPLTTTGALTGLALYEAIRLITLEDTSSVGAAAIGASVGGGISAAIGSVGVATGGTAFAVGMAPMVAAGSVVGLGIAGLNRLLQQGVDPEKLLDLAIEDMQQELLKLRRAVIPIVVTQKQTLQQYEQAQSEVSKWQGRTQLAVQKGRDDLAREALKQKKIFTQKANTLKANLDEQTALVDVLKSKLAAFESKFSEANVFKTQIKTQIIAAKIQEPLQNMGCSMNNSSVMKAKVLMQEAQCQPLVEFAGADLESQFAAIEFSSEVDEKLAALKAQIALKASVIPSKYTANQVVDEDLEALRKKLDEL from the coding sequence AAAACTATGAAGACGCTATTGCATTAGCACTACTAGGAGGTGTAGCAGGTGCATCCCTTGGCAAAATAGGGATACTTGCAAAGGGGACTGGCTTGAGCGTTGGTGCTGTTCCTTTAACTACTACAGGTGCTTTAACTGGTCTTGCCTTATATGAAGCTATAAGACTAATCACACTGGAGGATACTTCATCTGTTGGTGCAGCAGCAATTGGAGCATCTGTTGGTGGTGGTATTTCTGCTGCCATTGGTAGTGTAGGAGTTGCCACGGGGGGAACTGCCTTTGCTGTTGGTATGGCTCCGATGGTCGCTGCTGGTTCTGTAGTTGGGCTTGGGATAGCTGGCTTAAATCGACTACTTCAACAAGGAGTTGACCCAGAAAAACTACTAGACCTAGCTATTGAGGATATGCAGCAAGAGTTGTTAAAGTTACGTCGAGCTGTAATCCCAATTGTGGTTACTCAAAAACAAACGCTGCAACAGTATGAACAAGCTCAATCCGAAGTAAGTAAGTGGCAAGGACGTACACAACTGGCTGTGCAAAAAGGTCGTGATGATCTGGCACGAGAAGCACTCAAGCAAAAAAAGATTTTTACGCAAAAAGCTAATACTCTTAAAGCCAATTTAGATGAGCAAACTGCCTTAGTAGATGTTCTCAAAAGTAAACTAGCAGCCTTTGAAAGCAAATTTTCTGAAGCTAATGTATTTAAAACTCAGATTAAAACCCAAATTATAGCTGCTAAAATTCAAGAGCCACTTCAAAACATGGGTTGTAGTATGAACAATAGCAGTGTAATGAAAGCAAAAGTTTTGATGCAAGAAGCCCAATGTCAGCCTTTGGTAGAGTTTGCAGGTGCAGACCTAGAAAGCCAATTTGCAGCAATAGAATTTAGTAGTGAAGTAGATGAGAAATTAGCTGCTTTAAAAGCACAGATAGCTTTAAAAGCTTCTGTCATCCCATCTAAATACACAGCTAACCAAGTAGTCGATGAAGACTTAGAAGCACTACGAAAAAAACTAGATGAATTATAG
- the murD gene encoding UDP-N-acetylmuramoyl-L-alanine--D-glutamate ligase, which yields MSKAHIIGLGKSGVAAARLLKRDGWEVMLSDSNTSENLLNQQKELATEDITVQLSYSLKLGGEDTPKLIVVSPGVPWDIPVLVQARELGIETIGEMELAWRHLQDVPWVAITGTNGKTTTTALIAAIFQTAGLNAPACGNIGYAACEVALGEKPGEKPQWVIGEISSYQIESSSSLAPRIGIWTTFTPDHLARHKTLENYYSIKAQLLQRSQLQIINGDDPYLRQVGLEDWGNALWTSVQGKEYLVGDRGFYIQDGWVWESLGTGEDTAIVESHSLRMVGEHNLQNLLMSVAAARLAGINKEAIAKGIREFPGVPHRLEHICTWQGIDFINDSKATNYDAAEVGLNAVTSPVILIAGGEAKAGNDTAWLSKIKEKTAAVLLIGNAAPQFAQRLEAEGYSNYEVVGNMANAVPRAGELAKESQSSVVLLSPACASFDQYPNFEARGDDFRQLCLMHFSAE from the coding sequence ATGTCCAAAGCTCATATAATTGGATTGGGAAAGTCCGGTGTCGCGGCGGCAAGATTGTTGAAACGGGATGGTTGGGAGGTGATGCTGAGTGATAGTAACACCTCCGAAAACCTCCTAAATCAACAAAAAGAACTCGCTACGGAAGATATCACCGTCCAACTCAGTTATTCCCTGAAGTTAGGTGGTGAAGACACACCAAAATTAATCGTTGTCAGTCCCGGTGTCCCCTGGGATATCCCAGTGTTAGTACAAGCAAGGGAACTAGGGATTGAAACCATCGGGGAAATGGAATTAGCATGGCGACATTTACAAGATGTTCCCTGGGTGGCGATTACGGGTACAAATGGTAAAACGACTACTACTGCTCTGATTGCCGCAATATTTCAAACTGCTGGATTGAATGCTCCTGCCTGCGGTAATATCGGCTATGCAGCCTGTGAGGTTGCCCTAGGTGAAAAGCCTGGTGAAAAGCCACAGTGGGTGATTGGAGAAATTAGCAGTTACCAAATTGAGTCTTCCTCTTCCTTAGCTCCTCGTATTGGAATTTGGACAACCTTCACCCCTGACCACCTCGCACGACACAAAACTTTAGAAAATTACTACAGTATCAAAGCCCAACTCTTGCAGCGATCGCAACTGCAAATTATCAATGGTGATGATCCATACCTGCGTCAGGTGGGTTTAGAAGATTGGGGAAATGCTTTGTGGACAAGTGTTCAGGGTAAAGAATATTTAGTTGGCGATCGCGGTTTTTATATTCAGGATGGTTGGGTATGGGAATCCTTAGGAACCGGGGAAGATACAGCGATCGTTGAAAGCCATAGCTTACGGATGGTGGGAGAACACAATTTACAAAACCTCCTCATGTCCGTTGCTGCTGCTCGACTAGCAGGAATTAACAAAGAAGCAATTGCCAAAGGAATTCGTGAGTTTCCCGGTGTTCCCCACCGCTTAGAGCATATCTGCACTTGGCAGGGAATAGATTTTATTAATGATAGCAAGGCAACTAACTACGACGCGGCAGAAGTTGGTTTAAATGCAGTGACAAGTCCGGTAATTCTGATTGCTGGGGGAGAAGCTAAGGCAGGAAATGATACAGCTTGGCTCAGTAAAATTAAGGAAAAAACCGCCGCCGTCCTATTGATTGGGAATGCTGCACCTCAATTTGCCCAAAGGTTAGAGGCAGAAGGATACAGCAACTACGAGGTTGTAGGAAATATGGCAAATGCCGTTCCTCGTGCTGGAGAACTGGCAAAAGAATCCCAGTCATCCGTAGTTTTACTGTCACCTGCTTGTGCCAGCTTTGACCAATACCCCAACTTCGAGGCACGGGGTGATGATTTCCGGCAACTGTGTTTAATGCATTTTTCTGCTGAATAG
- the glyS gene encoding glycine--tRNA ligase subunit beta, whose protein sequence is MAIFLLEVGTEELPAGFLSGAIAQWRKLIPTSLVENCLESASIQVYGTPRRLAVVISGLPTQQPDREEEVKGPPAQAAFKDGQATPAAQGFAKKQGVSLDALEIRPTEKGDFVFVKKLIPGRDVAELLTELIPQWIFRLEGKRLMRWGDGDERFSRPIRWLVALLDERVLPVELVNGVETIRSDRTSRCHRVLHPEDVTIPHAQDYVDVLRSGYVMVDGEERATIIREQVAAAAQKLQGYVEIYPDLLEEVINLVEYPSAVIGKFETEFLNLPKEVTTTVMVSHQRYFPVFKDSNFQELLPNFITISNGDPEKQEVIATGNARVIRARLADGKFFYESDLKKPLETLLPNLEKVTFQEDLGSLRVKVERVSKIAEIIATQLQLSDPEKADILRSALLCKADLVTQMVYEFPELQGIMGEKYAAANGENVNVSKAIFEHYLPRNAEDMLPATLTGQIVGLADRLDTLVSIFGLGMIPTGSSDPFALRRAANAVVNITWTANLGINLQQLLTEITQDFATRYKKDLPDLLATLQDFFLQRIRTLLQDEKHIDYDLVNAVLGENDREYTERALQDLLDVRDRANFLQSIRSNGTLDKIYETVNRSTRLALQGDLDTAQLSPQAVIHPQFFQKPCESAFYEALLQLVPQTQAAKASRNYQQLITGLETIAPTVSNFFDGPDSVLVMDENPDIKRNRLSLLGLLRNHARVLADFGAVVKNL, encoded by the coding sequence ATGGCGATTTTTTTATTAGAAGTTGGTACAGAAGAACTACCCGCAGGTTTTTTGAGTGGGGCGATCGCCCAGTGGCGAAAATTAATTCCCACGAGTTTGGTGGAAAATTGTCTAGAGAGTGCATCTATTCAAGTTTATGGGACTCCGCGACGGTTAGCGGTGGTGATTTCCGGTTTACCCACCCAGCAACCAGATCGGGAGGAAGAAGTCAAGGGACCTCCTGCTCAAGCTGCATTTAAAGATGGACAAGCAACTCCTGCTGCTCAAGGTTTTGCCAAGAAACAGGGGGTTTCCCTAGATGCGTTGGAGATTCGTCCCACGGAAAAGGGAGATTTCGTGTTTGTGAAGAAATTAATTCCGGGTCGGGATGTGGCAGAATTGCTAACGGAATTGATTCCCCAATGGATTTTTCGTTTGGAAGGTAAGCGGTTGATGCGTTGGGGGGATGGGGATGAGCGGTTTTCCCGTCCGATTCGCTGGTTGGTAGCACTTTTAGATGAGAGGGTGTTACCTGTGGAATTGGTGAATGGTGTGGAGACAATTAGGAGCGATCGCACTTCCCGTTGTCACCGTGTGTTGCATCCAGAAGATGTGACAATTCCCCACGCTCAAGATTATGTGGATGTTTTACGTTCTGGCTACGTGATGGTGGATGGGGAAGAACGTGCCACAATTATCCGTGAACAGGTGGCAGCTGCGGCGCAAAAACTCCAGGGATATGTGGAAATTTATCCCGATTTATTGGAGGAAGTGATTAATTTGGTGGAGTATCCATCGGCTGTTATTGGTAAATTTGAGACGGAATTTTTAAATTTGCCGAAGGAAGTCACAACTACAGTCATGGTGAGTCACCAGCGCTATTTCCCAGTATTTAAAGATAGTAATTTTCAAGAACTACTCCCGAATTTTATCACCATTTCTAATGGCGACCCGGAAAAACAGGAAGTTATTGCCACTGGGAATGCACGGGTAATTCGTGCCCGATTAGCTGATGGCAAATTCTTCTATGAAAGTGATTTGAAAAAGCCTTTAGAAACCCTGTTACCTAACTTGGAAAAAGTCACATTTCAGGAAGATTTAGGCTCTTTACGAGTCAAGGTAGAGCGAGTTAGCAAGATTGCGGAAATTATCGCCACCCAACTACAATTATCCGACCCAGAAAAAGCTGATATTCTCCGTTCTGCCTTACTTTGCAAAGCTGATTTAGTGACTCAAATGGTCTATGAATTTCCCGAATTGCAGGGCATTATGGGAGAAAAATATGCAGCAGCAAATGGGGAAAATGTCAATGTTTCCAAAGCAATTTTTGAGCATTACTTGCCCAGAAACGCTGAGGATATGTTACCCGCAACTTTAACCGGACAAATTGTCGGACTAGCTGACAGATTAGACACCTTGGTGAGTATTTTCGGTTTAGGAATGATTCCCACGGGTTCCTCCGACCCCTTTGCTTTACGTCGTGCGGCAAATGCGGTGGTGAATATTACCTGGACAGCAAATTTAGGGATTAATTTACAACAGTTACTCACAGAAATTACCCAGGATTTTGCGACTAGATACAAGAAGGATTTACCAGATTTACTCGCCACCCTGCAAGATTTCTTCCTCCAAAGAATTCGTACCCTCCTGCAAGATGAAAAACACATTGACTACGACTTAGTAAATGCTGTGTTAGGAGAAAACGACAGAGAATATACAGAAAGAGCATTACAGGATTTACTCGATGTCCGCGATCGCGCTAATTTCTTACAATCTATTCGCAGTAACGGCACATTAGATAAAATCTACGAAACAGTTAACCGTTCGACTAGACTCGCGCTCCAGGGGGACTTAGATACCGCTCAACTTTCACCCCAAGCTGTAATTCATCCCCAATTCTTCCAAAAACCCTGCGAGTCAGCTTTTTATGAAGCTTTGTTACAACTCGTACCCCAAACCCAAGCAGCAAAAGCATCTCGGAACTATCAACAGCTAATTACCGGATTAGAAACCATCGCTCCCACCGTCAGCAACTTTTTTGATGGTCCCGATAGCGTTTTAGTCATGGATGAAAACCCTGATATTAAACGTAACCGTCTGTCTTTACTCGGTTTGTTACGAAATCATGCGCGGGTTCTAGCCGACTTTGGCGCGGTCGTAAAAAATTTGTAG
- a CDS encoding response regulator, with product MKARLPENEAQRIVSLLQYRILDSPTEAAFDDLTRLASYICGTPIALISLVDSDRQWFKSKVGLDISETDRDAAFCAHAILDTDVLVVPDATADQRFADNPLVIGQEKIKFYAGVPLINPEGYALGTLCVIDKKARTLSSEQLEALQTLGRQVVKQMELRRNLQSLLLSGGEHSGLKKERHPLFFKIAGGFGLASAILLFVGAIAYQNIQGLVKSNQEVSSTQEKIYQLEKLRSQIHSAESGQRDYLITGDESYRKVYEAAAINISNQLKAFVESNPSQVKQIDILKTLITDKLQSFQKGLEIRQNQGFETAFQSLKNNQDKNLINSIYSNINQIEDEKQQELKKHLSLSQINAKKANFTLAIATGLALLILAIVYRLIYREVTERKEIEESLRTERNFITTVLDTANVLVIVLNLEGRIIRFNRACEETTGYSFDEVRNRYFWDFLSTPESATFTQGAIEQILFDKRPQKYEANYLTKNGKSRTIVWSSNTICNQQGLVEYIIYSGIDITESKQIEDSFNQQLAAIETTADGIAILNSQGEYIYINQAHINLFGYSQAEEFLGSTWHKLYRPQEIEWLENNAFPQLTKNGFWKGETIALRKDGSMFAEAVSLTLLEDGGLVCVCEDISNRKQAEQYLIAQYSIANIIAQSTSIKETIPQILESICEILAWDIGEMWMLEENHTTLRCSDIWYPQSFDIENFVQVTLETTCELGRGIPGKIWADLQPIWINDVVEDDNFLRSQIATHLGLHSAFGFPIFSGNKFLGAMIFFKREIIPCDGNLLLQMNSIGNQIGLFIERKRWEQELKNQNLRSRLLAYVTQKIRQSLEIDEILRISVHEVQKILKSDRVLILRLETDGSLQALQEAVLPGLPVVMGESILDPCFADKYVEKYRQGRISKISDIEQADIQPCHVELLQRFAVKANLVIPIHLKDEFWGLLVAHQCTNTRQWIDSETSLLQELANQIGIALAQAQLLEAETLQKQELEIARHQSELASQAKSAFLANMSHEIRTPMNAVLGMTRILLDTSLTSEQQDYLETIRVSGDALLNLINEILDLSKLEAGEMLLETLDFNLSTCVEEVLELLAPQAHHKQLELASLIYKNVPIYLQGDVSRLRQIMMNLIGNAIKFTLTGEVVLRAELVSETSTSVVIHFTVTDTGIGISSKHQDNLFKPFTQVDASTTRKYGGTGLGLAICQQLVTLMGGEIGVESQAGEGSKFWFDIPFNKQLQPQNTNIIKDVSSVANKRLLVVDDNATNRKIIHHLATSWGMQVHEAEDASIALKILETAAQEKRHFHIVLVDMQMPNIDGLTLGEKIKLNPAISEIPLIMLTSTNQRHEVQKAIKIGFAAYLVKPVKASRLLDTIMNAFEGYSPENTSIEKGVNSEKLPLSSVNRKLSHSETPKLRILLAEDNLVNQKVALKQLENLGYRADVAANGQEVLDLLKKIPYDVILMDCQMPILDGLEATQEIRRWQTTSFLSGRPPIIIAMTANAMKEDRQMCLDAGMDDYLSKPVVKEKLAAIIEYWSQSLTTSSENPPVSIVENTQDSDVDNNQNNLDIDWEHLHQLSENNPEFEIELLEMFVEDALSHLELMKDAIANQDFQSFAKEAHHLKGSSANIGAKSMQTAADQLELMALQKERRGTAHLLTHLEEFISRIQAFLTNLK from the coding sequence ATGAAAGCTAGATTACCTGAGAACGAAGCCCAAAGAATCGTATCACTTTTACAATATAGAATCCTTGATAGCCCCACAGAAGCTGCATTTGATGACCTAACTCGTTTAGCATCCTATATTTGTGGGACTCCCATTGCTTTAATTAGTTTAGTTGATAGCGATCGCCAGTGGTTTAAGTCCAAAGTTGGTTTAGATATATCAGAGACTGACCGCGATGCAGCATTTTGTGCCCATGCTATCCTTGATACTGATGTTTTGGTAGTTCCTGATGCTACTGCTGATCAAAGATTTGCAGATAACCCTCTAGTAATTGGGCAAGAAAAGATTAAATTTTATGCTGGTGTTCCTCTGATTAATCCTGAAGGATATGCTTTAGGGACACTTTGTGTGATTGATAAAAAAGCGCGTACCTTGAGTTCTGAGCAGTTAGAAGCATTACAAACTTTAGGTCGTCAGGTAGTTAAGCAAATGGAACTACGGCGCAATTTACAAAGTTTACTGCTGAGTGGTGGTGAGCATTCAGGGTTAAAGAAAGAGCGTCATCCGTTATTTTTCAAAATTGCTGGAGGATTTGGATTAGCATCAGCCATACTTTTATTTGTGGGGGCGATCGCCTATCAAAATATCCAAGGACTAGTTAAGAGTAATCAGGAAGTTAGTAGTACTCAAGAAAAAATTTATCAATTAGAAAAGCTTCGGTCACAAATTCACAGTGCTGAGTCGGGGCAAAGAGATTATCTTATTACTGGAGATGAATCCTATCGAAAAGTATATGAAGCTGCTGCTATAAATATTAGTAATCAGTTGAAGGCTTTTGTTGAAAGTAATCCTTCTCAAGTCAAGCAAATTGACATACTCAAAACTTTAATAACAGACAAACTACAGTCATTTCAAAAAGGTTTAGAAATTCGCCAAAATCAAGGATTTGAGACAGCATTTCAGTCCCTAAAAAACAATCAAGATAAAAATCTTATTAACAGCATATATAGTAATATAAATCAGATAGAAGATGAAAAGCAACAAGAATTAAAAAAACATTTATCTCTGTCTCAAATTAATGCCAAAAAGGCAAATTTTACCTTGGCGATCGCTACCGGGTTAGCTTTGTTGATTTTGGCTATAGTTTATCGCCTAATTTATCGTGAAGTCACTGAACGTAAAGAGATAGAAGAATCCTTAAGAACAGAACGAAACTTTATCACTACTGTTTTAGATACTGCTAATGTCTTAGTAATAGTTCTCAATTTAGAAGGAAGAATTATTCGTTTTAATAGAGCTTGTGAAGAAACAACAGGATATTCTTTTGATGAAGTGAGAAATAGATATTTCTGGGATTTCTTATCTACACCAGAATCAGCCACATTTACTCAAGGAGCTATTGAGCAAATACTGTTTGATAAACGTCCTCAAAAATATGAAGCTAATTATTTAACAAAAAATGGAAAAAGTCGGACAATTGTTTGGTCAAGTAATACTATTTGTAACCAGCAAGGCTTGGTTGAATACATTATTTACAGTGGCATTGATATCACAGAAAGTAAGCAGATAGAAGATTCTTTTAATCAGCAATTAGCCGCCATAGAGACAACAGCTGATGGTATTGCTATTTTGAATTCTCAAGGTGAATATATTTATATAAATCAGGCTCATATTAATTTATTTGGATACAGTCAAGCTGAAGAGTTCCTAGGAAGTACATGGCATAAACTTTATCGTCCTCAGGAAATAGAATGGTTGGAGAATAATGCTTTTCCGCAACTGACAAAAAATGGTTTCTGGAAAGGAGAAACCATCGCTCTGAGAAAAGATGGTAGTATGTTTGCTGAGGCAGTTTCTCTGACATTACTAGAGGATGGTGGGCTAGTCTGTGTCTGTGAAGATATTAGTAATCGCAAGCAAGCAGAACAGTATTTAATTGCACAATACTCCATTGCCAATATCATCGCCCAATCAACTTCCATAAAAGAGACTATTCCCCAAATATTAGAGAGTATTTGTGAAATTTTGGCGTGGGATATCGGTGAGATGTGGATGTTGGAGGAAAATCATACAACTTTACGATGTTCTGATATTTGGTATCCCCAATCCTTTGATATAGAGAATTTTGTCCAAGTAACCCTAGAAACTACTTGTGAGTTAGGAAGGGGAATACCTGGCAAAATTTGGGCAGATTTGCAACCGATATGGATTAACGATGTTGTAGAAGATGATAATTTTCTTCGCAGTCAGATTGCCACCCATCTCGGATTACATAGCGCTTTTGGTTTTCCTATCTTTAGTGGAAACAAATTTCTGGGCGCAATGATTTTCTTCAAGCGAGAAATTATACCTTGTGATGGGAATTTACTTCTACAGATGAACTCCATTGGCAACCAGATAGGTTTATTTATTGAACGTAAACGATGGGAGCAAGAACTGAAAAATCAAAACTTGCGATCGCGGTTATTAGCTTACGTGACTCAGAAAATTCGTCAATCCTTAGAAATCGATGAAATTCTCCGAATTAGTGTCCATGAAGTGCAGAAAATTCTCAAGTCTGATCGCGTATTAATCCTACGTTTAGAAACAGACGGTTCTCTACAAGCTCTACAAGAAGCTGTACTTCCTGGTTTACCTGTAGTCATGGGAGAATCTATTCTCGATCCTTGTTTTGCAGATAAGTATGTCGAGAAGTATCGTCAGGGTAGAATTAGTAAAATTTCTGATATTGAGCAAGCTGATATTCAACCTTGTCACGTCGAATTGCTGCAACGCTTTGCAGTCAAAGCTAACTTAGTGATTCCCATTCACCTCAAGGATGAATTTTGGGGTTTACTAGTTGCTCATCAATGTACAAATACTCGTCAGTGGATTGATTCCGAAACTTCCCTTTTACAGGAATTAGCCAATCAAATAGGTATTGCTTTAGCTCAAGCTCAACTTTTAGAAGCAGAAACCCTGCAAAAACAAGAGCTAGAAATTGCTCGTCACCAATCAGAATTAGCTTCCCAAGCTAAAAGTGCTTTTCTGGCAAATATGAGTCATGAAATTCGCACTCCCATGAATGCTGTGTTGGGAATGACAAGAATTTTATTGGATACTTCTTTAACATCAGAACAGCAAGATTATCTAGAGACAATTCGTGTCAGTGGAGATGCCTTATTAAATCTCATTAATGAGATATTAGATTTATCTAAACTAGAAGCAGGGGAAATGCTTTTAGAAACCCTAGATTTTAATTTGTCTACCTGTGTGGAAGAAGTTTTAGAGTTACTAGCTCCCCAAGCTCACCATAAACAACTAGAGCTTGCTTCCTTGATATATAAAAATGTCCCGATTTATCTGCAAGGGGATGTGAGTCGTCTCCGGCAAATTATGATGAATTTGATTGGTAATGCCATCAAGTTTACTCTCACAGGAGAAGTGGTATTGAGGGCTGAGTTAGTTTCAGAAACATCTACTAGTGTGGTTATCCATTTTACGGTGACTGATACCGGAATTGGCATTAGTTCTAAGCATCAAGATAATCTCTTTAAACCCTTTACACAAGTAGATGCTTCCACGACTCGGAAATATGGTGGTACAGGTTTAGGATTGGCAATTTGTCAACAGTTAGTAACTTTGATGGGGGGAGAAATTGGTGTAGAAAGTCAAGCCGGAGAAGGCTCAAAATTCTGGTTTGATATTCCCTTTAACAAACAATTGCAACCTCAAAATACTAACATTATCAAAGATGTCAGTTCAGTAGCAAATAAACGATTATTAGTAGTTGATGATAATGCAACTAATCGCAAGATAATTCATCATTTAGCTACGAGTTGGGGTATGCAGGTACATGAAGCCGAAGATGCGAGTATTGCTCTCAAGATTTTAGAGACTGCGGCACAAGAAAAGAGACATTTTCACATAGTCTTGGTTGATATGCAAATGCCGAATATTGATGGTTTAACTTTAGGTGAAAAAATTAAGCTAAATCCAGCAATATCTGAGATTCCTCTGATTATGTTGACTTCTACAAATCAACGTCATGAAGTACAAAAAGCTATAAAAATTGGTTTTGCTGCTTATCTCGTCAAACCAGTGAAAGCATCTCGCTTGTTAGATACAATTATGAATGCTTTTGAGGGATATTCACCAGAAAATACCTCAATAGAAAAGGGAGTCAATTCAGAAAAATTACCCTTATCTTCAGTAAATAGGAAACTTTCCCATTCGGAAACACCTAAATTAAGAATTCTGCTAGCTGAAGATAATCTTGTCAATCAAAAAGTTGCCCTTAAACAATTGGAAAACTTGGGCTATCGTGCAGATGTAGCTGCGAATGGTCAAGAAGTCTTAGATTTATTAAAGAAAATTCCCTATGATGTGATATTGATGGATTGCCAAATGCCGATTCTTGATGGTTTGGAAGCTACACAGGAAATTCGTCGTTGGCAAACTACATCTTTTCTCAGTGGTCGTCCTCCGATAATTATTGCTATGACTGCTAATGCGATGAAGGAAGATAGACAAATGTGTTTAGATGCGGGGATGGATGACTATTTAAGCAAACCAGTTGTTAAAGAGAAATTAGCGGCAATTATCGAATATTGGAGTCAGAGTCTAACTACCTCATCAGAAAATCCACCTGTATCAATTGTAGAAAATACGCAAGATTCTGATGTTGATAATAATCAGAACAACCTCGATATTGATTGGGAACATTTACACCAACTCTCAGAAAATAATCCAGAGTTTGAGATAGAACTATTAGAAATGTTTGTTGAGGATGCTTTATCCCACTTGGAGCTGATGAAAGACGCGATCGCCAACCAGGATTTTCAGTCTTTTGCTAAGGAAGCTCACCACCTCAAAGGTTCTAGTGCTAACATCGGAGCTAAATCTATGCAGACTGCCGCCGACCAGCTAGAATTGATGGCATTGCAGAAAGAACGTCGGGGTACGGCTCATTTATTAACTCACCTAGAGGAATTCATCTCCCGCATTCAAGCTTTTTTAACAAATCTTAAATAA